In the genome of Parus major isolate Abel chromosome 2, Parus_major1.1, whole genome shotgun sequence, one region contains:
- the TMEM71 gene encoding transmembrane protein 71 isoform X1, with amino-acid sequence MDFPGSTPYDGEPRHNLSRHIFPSCTCAFLDDNPAYECSTSSLTGSLPTCRRSPRLLSNGYYVLTEDSFLSDEEGNITLTPSHTSVTYKENLVRVFRRRKKIRRSLDSLFNLSASSSWLSSTIPSRMDFSLVKDPWPDGCSKLEASHSDSGDSDFSSECNNHVSQRQIPAPNGSFLTKDDEFLHFEEPFCASKPCSFMINANEETWSNAESRTVQNVISQMVALIMCLMISVCTRYFLGGLSVTLLLIILVFLLSQDAPVSTFFSLNTFFKTTKFW; translated from the exons ATGGATTTTCCAG GCTCAACACCATATGATGGAGAGCCTAGACACAACCTCTCAAGACATATTTTTCCAAG CTGTACTTGTGCCTTTTTGGATGACAATCCTGCCTATGAGTGCTCCACAAGTTCTCTGACAGGCTCCCTTCCTACATGCCGCCGCAGCCCTCGACTGCTTTCTAATGGTTATTATGTTTTGACAGAAGACAGTTTTCTGTCTGATGAAGAGGGCAACATAACACTGACACCATCCCACACAAGTGTTACATATAAAGAGAATTTAGTTCG TGTATTCAGGCGAAGGAAGAAAATCCGTCGCTCTCTTGACAGCTTGTTCAATCTCAGTGCCTCCAGCTCATGGCTCAGCTCCaccattcccagcaggatggaTTTCTCCCTTGTAAAGGATCCTTGGCCTGATGGATGTAGTAAACTAGAAGCCAGTCACAGTGATAGTG GTGATTCAGACTTTTCTTCTGAATGTAATAACCATGTGTCACAAAGGCAAATTCCAGCACCTAATGGATCATTTCTCACCAAAGATGACGAGTTTCTTCATTTTGAGGAACCATTTTGTGCTTCAAAACCCTGCTCTTTTATGATAAATGCAAATGAAGAGACCTGGAGCAATGCAG aatccAGGACAGTGCAAAATGTCATTTCTCAGATGGTTGCACTGATCATGTGCTTAATGATTTCAGTATGTAcaag ATATTTTCTGGGAGGACTGTCTGTCACTTTGTTGCTGATCATTTTAGTTT ttCTTTTGTCCCAAGATGCTCCTGTGTCAACTTTCTTCAGTCtcaatacatttttcaaaacaactAAGTTTTGGTAA
- the TMEM71 gene encoding transmembrane protein 71 isoform X2 produces the protein MDFPGSTPYDGEPRHNLSRHIFPSCTCAFLDDNPAYECSTSSLTGSLPTCRRSPRLLSNGYYVLTEDSFLSDEEGNITLTPSHTSVTYKENLVRVFRRRKKIRRSLDSLFNLSASSSWLSSTIPSRMDFSLVKDPWPDGCSKLEASHSDSGDSDFSSECNNHVSQRQIPAPNGSFLTKDDEFLHFEEPFCASKPCSFMINANEETWSNAESRTVQNVISQMVALIMCLMISVCTRYFLGGLSVTLLLIILVFLLSQDAPVSTFFSLNTFFKTTKF, from the exons ATGGATTTTCCAG GCTCAACACCATATGATGGAGAGCCTAGACACAACCTCTCAAGACATATTTTTCCAAG CTGTACTTGTGCCTTTTTGGATGACAATCCTGCCTATGAGTGCTCCACAAGTTCTCTGACAGGCTCCCTTCCTACATGCCGCCGCAGCCCTCGACTGCTTTCTAATGGTTATTATGTTTTGACAGAAGACAGTTTTCTGTCTGATGAAGAGGGCAACATAACACTGACACCATCCCACACAAGTGTTACATATAAAGAGAATTTAGTTCG TGTATTCAGGCGAAGGAAGAAAATCCGTCGCTCTCTTGACAGCTTGTTCAATCTCAGTGCCTCCAGCTCATGGCTCAGCTCCaccattcccagcaggatggaTTTCTCCCTTGTAAAGGATCCTTGGCCTGATGGATGTAGTAAACTAGAAGCCAGTCACAGTGATAGTG GTGATTCAGACTTTTCTTCTGAATGTAATAACCATGTGTCACAAAGGCAAATTCCAGCACCTAATGGATCATTTCTCACCAAAGATGACGAGTTTCTTCATTTTGAGGAACCATTTTGTGCTTCAAAACCCTGCTCTTTTATGATAAATGCAAATGAAGAGACCTGGAGCAATGCAG aatccAGGACAGTGCAAAATGTCATTTCTCAGATGGTTGCACTGATCATGTGCTTAATGATTTCAGTATGTAcaag ATATTTTCTGGGAGGACTGTCTGTCACTTTGTTGCTGATCATTTTAGTTT ttCTTTTGTCCCAAGATGCTCCTGTGTCAACTTTCTTCAGTCtcaatacatttttcaaaacaactAAGTTTTG a
- the TMEM71 gene encoding transmembrane protein 71 isoform X3 → MDFPGSTPYDGEPRHNLSRHIFPSCTCAFLDDNPAYECSTSSLTGSLPTCRRSPRLLSNGYYVLTEDSFLSDEEGNITLTPSHTSVTYKENLVRVFRRRKKIRRSLDSLFNLSASSSWLSSTIPSRMDFSLVKDPWPDGCSKLEASHSDSGDSDFSSECNNHVSQRQIPAPNGSFLTKDDEFLHFEEPFCASKPCSFMINANEETWSNAESRTVQNVISQMVALIMCLMISVCTSSFVPRCSCVNFLQSQYIFQNN, encoded by the exons ATGGATTTTCCAG GCTCAACACCATATGATGGAGAGCCTAGACACAACCTCTCAAGACATATTTTTCCAAG CTGTACTTGTGCCTTTTTGGATGACAATCCTGCCTATGAGTGCTCCACAAGTTCTCTGACAGGCTCCCTTCCTACATGCCGCCGCAGCCCTCGACTGCTTTCTAATGGTTATTATGTTTTGACAGAAGACAGTTTTCTGTCTGATGAAGAGGGCAACATAACACTGACACCATCCCACACAAGTGTTACATATAAAGAGAATTTAGTTCG TGTATTCAGGCGAAGGAAGAAAATCCGTCGCTCTCTTGACAGCTTGTTCAATCTCAGTGCCTCCAGCTCATGGCTCAGCTCCaccattcccagcaggatggaTTTCTCCCTTGTAAAGGATCCTTGGCCTGATGGATGTAGTAAACTAGAAGCCAGTCACAGTGATAGTG GTGATTCAGACTTTTCTTCTGAATGTAATAACCATGTGTCACAAAGGCAAATTCCAGCACCTAATGGATCATTTCTCACCAAAGATGACGAGTTTCTTCATTTTGAGGAACCATTTTGTGCTTCAAAACCCTGCTCTTTTATGATAAATGCAAATGAAGAGACCTGGAGCAATGCAG aatccAGGACAGTGCAAAATGTCATTTCTCAGATGGTTGCACTGATCATGTGCTTAATGATTTCAGTATGTAcaag ttCTTTTGTCCCAAGATGCTCCTGTGTCAACTTTCTTCAGTCtcaatacatttttcaaaacaactAA